Genomic window (Bacteroidia bacterium):
TTGTGAACTAACAGGAAAAAAAGCGGTAGTAGGGAATAAGGTATCGCATTCTAATCATAAAACGAAACGGAAATTTTATCCGAATCTGAAGGTGAAAAAGTTTTTTATTCCGGAAGAAAATAAGTGGATTACTTTAAAAGTATCTACTTCTGCAATCAGAACAATTAATAAAAAAGGCATTTTTGCCTGCATGAAAGA
Coding sequences:
- the rpmB gene encoding 50S ribosomal protein L28 yields the protein MSRICELTGKKAVVGNKVSHSNHKTKRKFYPNLKVKKFFIPEENKWITLKVSTSAIRTINKKGIFACMK